A genome region from Maylandia zebra isolate NMK-2024a linkage group LG6, Mzebra_GT3a, whole genome shotgun sequence includes the following:
- the thumpd1 gene encoding THUMP domain-containing protein 1, which yields MSAVQNESRKRSKKRFMAGHHSKRWKGSRELEVGMQGILITCNMNERKCTAEALNLLGEYADKLYGLEQLQENTGSSSEEEEAEEEDVDVALKKEVAQLRASETKQERRFQALDSGANNVIFIRTQNIESDKLVHHILSDLHTTKKKKSRVILRMLPVTGTCKAFQEDMVKYLTTFLEPWFKTPSCATYQIAFKARNSNHNKRDEIIKSIAGLVGKMNPKNKVDLTNPELTIIVEVIKTVCCLSVVKDYTLYRKYNVQEVVKDDILKPDVTTAKADADTSDQTEKPDAGETDRRETKGEEDKGTSVSEKGEGDEGEGGGE from the exons ATGTCAGCCGTGCAAAACGAATCCAGGAAACGGAGCAAGAAGCGCTTTATGGCCGGCCACCACAGCAAGCGGTGGAAGGGCTCCCGGGAGCTGGAGGTGGGCATGCAGGGGATCCTCATCACATGCAACATGAACGAGAGAAAGTGCACGGCGGAGGCCTTGAATCTGCTCGGTGAATACGCAGACAAGCTCTATGGTCTCGAGCAG CTTCAGGAAAATACGGGGAGCAGCAGTGAAGAAGAGGAGGCTGAAGAAGAAGATGTTGATGTTGCCCTGAAGAAAGAAGTGGCCCAGCTGCGAGCATCAGAAACTAAACAGGAGAGGCGCTTCCAGGCACTCGACAGCGGAGCAAACAACGTGATCTTCATCAGAACTCAGAATATCG agTCTGATAAACTGGTTCATCATATCCTGTCAGATCTCCATactacaaagaagaaaaagtcacGTGTCATCCTTCGAATGTTGCCA gTAACTGGAACCTGCAAAGCTTTTCAGGAAGACATGGTGAAATATCTGACCACTTTCCTGGAGCCTTGGTTCAAAACTCCAAGCTGTGCTACCTACCAGATTGCGTTCAAGGCTCGCAACAGCAACCACAACAAGCGAGACGAAATCATCAAATCTATCGCAG GCCTTGTGGGGAAGATGAACCCTAAGAACAAAGTGGATTTGACAAACCCTGAACTGACAATCATTGTGGAGGTCATCAAGACAGTGTGTTGCCTCAGTGTGGTAAAAGACTATACGCTGTACAGAAAGTACAACGTTCAGGAAGTGGTGAAAGACGACATATTGAAGCCTGACGTGACCACAGCAAAAGCAGACGCAGACACAAGCGATCAGACGGAGAAACCCGATGCGGGAGAGACTGACAGAAGAGAGACGAAGGGCGAAGAAGATAAGGGCACGAGTGTTTCAGAGAAGGGGGAGGGTGATGAGGGTGAAGGTGGGGGGGAGTGA
- the eri2 gene encoding ERI1 exoribonuclease 2 → MTTRKLAKELGLLRQRSKSSVSKKSVVSNQIFSYLIVIDFESTCWREKNNRSQEIIEFPAVLLNTSTGEMESEFHTYVQPQEHPILSDFCTELTGITQMQVEAGIPLHICLSRFSRWLQNLQLEMGVAFANKDQRCSGPSQKLCTFLTWSDWDLGVCLQYECKRKQLHKPDVLNSWIDLRSTYRLFYNRKPKGLNGALQDLGIQFSGREHSGLDDARNTAQLAARMMRDGCIMKVTRSLERTPVMAKPVFGNTACPADKKEKPNENEKKNAVIRSKHSFKIPLKACQKQPCPEEIAQNFATEKNPSSVYKSAQICQSLISPKTLLNGTMAPLLRHGRKSVTAEAAPSLSTSVVTNCVSPQNNNSSLILCSTTVSCFSNLSPPNWASKTEAMLGSTEKEEGAELLVETEERCGSYDDMVLEGDVNEANDECDAEYMSEFDSGSYDWLEQHTSHSAGSRLTLNDDMRESTGKSSKMQKITTDSTSKGQKSHCCILTAMNNRTTTETMHSVTSDIYFAVPKTVNIGKSNQCNTGLRTSLQLHKTSYVPTKNCSIRPNPFVPEKTSTPNTSFARPKPAITQIPKHKDTLRSSFTIYTEPAKQATAPLRPSSHGSVLSSLSTNALPSRADRSIISVRGAQKITSPLCACGRRAKRQVVSNGGPNHGRGFYCCPVRRSGSGGRMEKGCEFFKWESAVMKSASAAAPAVGSSVSLCQLNSTVSHRPAHTSLLRKSY, encoded by the exons aTGACCACAAGGAAATTGGCGAA GGAATTAGGATTGTTGAGACAGCGGAGCAAGTCCTCTGTGTCGAAGAAATCTGTGGTATCAA ATCAAATATTTTCTTATCTGATTGTGATCGACTTTGAGTCCACTTgctggagagagaaaaacaaccgCAGCCAAGAAATTA TCGAGTTTCCTGCTGTTCTGCTGAACACGTCCACGGGGGAGATGGAGTCTGAATTTCACACTTATGTTCAACCCCAGGAGCACCCCATCCTGTCTGACTTCTGCACTGAGCTGACTGGGATTACACAG ATGCAGGTTGAAGCAGGGATCCCGCTTCACATCTGTCTCTCGCGGTTCAGCCGTTGGCTCCAAAACCTTCAGCTCGAAATGGGAGTGGCCTTTGCCAACAAAGACCAGAGATGTTCGGGACCGTCTCAAAAGCTGTGTACTTTCCTCACGTGGTCAG ACTGGGATCTTGGAGTTTGTCTGCAGTACGAGTGTAAACGCAAACAGCTTCATAAACCTGATGTTCTCAACAGCTGGATAGACCTGAGAAGCACATACCGG cttttttACAACAGGAAACCCAAAGGCCTGAATGGAGCTCTTCAGGATCTCGGAATACAGTTTTCGGGCAGAGAACATTCTG gATTAGATGATGCCCGAAACACAGCTCAGCTGGCAGCAAGAATGATGAGGGATGGGTGCATAATGAAGGTTACTAGGAGCCTGGAGAGG ACCCCGGTGATGGCCAAACCAGTGTTTGGAAACACTGCCTGTCCTGcagacaagaaagaaaaacctaatgagaatgaaaagaaaaatgcagtcATCCGTAGCAAACACTCATTTAAAATTCCCCTCAAAGCTTGTCAAAAACAACCATGTCCCGAGGAGATTGCTCAAAACTTTgccacagagaaaaacccaagcTCCGTTTACAAATCTGCTCAAATCTGTCAAAGCCTGATCTCACCAAAGACTCTTCTGAACGGCACGATGGCGCCGCTGTTGAGGCACGGCAGGAAATCAGTCACAGCAGAGGCTGCCCCTAGCCTTTCCACCTCAGTTGTTACAAACTGTGTTTCTCCCCAGAATAACAATAGCAGTCTTATTCTGTGTTCCACTACCGTGAGCTGCTTTTCAAATCTGTCTCCACCAAACTGGGCCTCAAAAACAGAAGCAATGCTAGGATCCACGGAGAAAGAGGAGGGTGCGGAGCTTTTAGTGGAAACTGAGGAGAGGTGCGGCTCATATGACGACATGGTGTTGGAGGGTGATGTTAATGAAGCAAATGATGAATGTGATGCAGAGTACATGTCCGAGTTTGATAGTGGATCTTATGATTGGTTAGAGCAGCATACTTCACATTCAGCAGGAAGTCGGCTCACTTTGAATGATGATATGAGAGAATCAACTGGAAAGAGCTCTAAAATGCAAAAGATTACCACAGATTCTACCAGTAAAGGTCAAAAATCTCATTGTTGTATCTTAACAGCAATGAACAacagaacaacaacagaaaCGATGCATTCAGTGACCTCAgatatttattttgctgtgccTAAAACTGTTAACATTGGTAAATCAAATCAGTGCAACACAGGACTTAGAACCTCCCTCCAACTTCACAAAACATCATATGTTCCCACTAAGAACTGTTCGATTAGGCCTAATCCTTTTGTCCCAGAAAAAACCTCCACCCCCAACACGTCCTTTGCCCGGCCCAAACCCGCCATCACACAAATCCCAAAACATAAAGACACTCTGAGATCCTCCTTTACCATCTACACCGAGCCGGCCAAACAAGCTACAGCTCCCTTGCGTCCTTCCTCACACGGCAGTGTCCTCTCCTCTTTGTCAACCAACGCTCTCCCCTCTCGTGCCGACCGTTCCATCATTTCTGTGAGAGGAGCTCAGAAGATCACTTCTCCACTGTGCGCGTGCGGTCGTCGTGCAAAGCGTCAGGTCGTGTCAAACGGCGGTCCAAACCACGGTCGAGGGTTTTATTGCTGCCCAGTCCGCCGATCGGGCAGCGGAGGACGGATGGAGAAAGGGTGCGAGTTTTTTAAGTGGGAGTCGGCCGTGATGAAGAGCGCATCAGCGGCCGCTCCTGCTGTCGGATCCTCTGTTTCACTCTGTCAGCTCAACTCCACTGTGTCCCATCGTCCAGCCCACACGTCACTGCTAAGGAAAAGCTACTGA
- the rexo5 gene encoding RNA exonuclease 5, with protein sequence MESSTVAKCKAKKRKNSTHTAQEEAKRFKTEQRDDEVLQCGPASCLPRVSILPDCLQQPIALNELTELLQYAALGKAGGIKKPSWCRLRHHRRVKGVNVVIVEDLTQNHFYKHYHCLQHLRTSYTSRVTFTPSSVDVVSGIFSSQVPKQDSLSVSKPDEELQEAMKNHPIITVFGTERRGLTAYVLTEDEMIKNNYPVKGMPGFEEFVCTNCADCVTDSSPLFGIDCEMCVTKDGKELTRVSLVDGDGKCLMDELVKPPNHILNYCTKFSGITPAMLQRVTTTLQDVQEMLIRILPHEAVLVGHSLEHDLIALKLIHKHVIDTSLLYKRECGRRYKLKVLTGIILKRKIQTEDMLGHHPTEDALAALELAQYFIKTGPRQVLEIHWKALWRETREEPSQSHRFSDVLHALGRSVAFLGKDSSHKQCNSDKEVLKSFRNLKAQPFFSVLQFSTLSNHLKSYFPHQERHHQMTCSRLQDMCVVFAGPFPTGFSDGDVKQLFSFCGAVRKVKMLNTVVRVHAEIEFELLEGAMLAVKTLNGLNVLGQSIKVQRPVCESMLDLDVTLKALMGDALNARHLYAVKMNHSMTECISTSTKVNGHASDAECLDVTLVKTVNGLLPAKINKWLHLNTSKSELCEESVRETFGHFGTVKRVILSAKPKESTGHARIVFVNSEDRRAALNSSEDLWKKNYLICPSLTPVHLPSWVGAEIKETTHRHSSAQEQQMDVVMRKLDRCLQKLFRFLPAGTLSVVVLLGHASTNGHLPGLCLMEVKQDC encoded by the exons ATGGAGTCTTCCACAGTTGCAAAgtgcaaagcaaagaaaaggaaaaacagcacCCACACAGCTCAGGAGGAGGCTAAGAGATTCAAAACTGAACAGCGAGATGATGAGGTGCTGCAGTGTGGACCTGCCTCTTGCTTGCCAAGGGTTTCGATATTGCCTGACTGCCTTCAGCAACCGATCGCCCTGAATGAACTGACAGAGCTGCTGCAGTATGCCGCTCTCGGGAAAGCAGGTGGCATCAAAAAGCCCAG CTGGTGCCGTCTCCGCCATCACAGAAGGGTTAAAGGTGTAAATGTTGTGATTGTGGAGGACCTGACACAGAATCACTTTTACAAACACTACCACTGTCTGCAGCACCTCAGGACCAGCTACACTTCT AGGGTCACCTTCACGCCATCATCTGTAGATGTAGTATCTGGAATCTTTTCCAGTCAAGTTCCCAAACAGGACAGTTTGTCTGTCTCCAAACCAGATGAGGAACTGCAGGAAG CGATGAAGAACCACCCAATCATCACTGTGTTTGGGACCGAGAGGAGAGGACTCACAGCATATGTTCTCACAGAGGATGAGATGATCAAGAATAACTACCCTGTTAAAG GAATGCCCGGCTTTGAGGAATTTGTGTGTACAAACTGCGCTGACTGTGTGACTGACAGCAGCCCCCTCTTTGGAATCGACTGTGAAATG tGTGTAACAAAAGATGGAAAAGAGCTAACTCGTGTTTCTCTGGTGGACGGTGATGGGAAGTGTTTAATGGATGAGCTGGTGAAACCTCCGAACCACATTCTCAACTACTGTACCAA ATTCTCTGGTATCACACCTGCGATGTTGCAACGAGTAACAACGACTCTGCAGGATGTTCAAGAAATGCTTATTAGGATTTTGCCACATGAGGCAGTTCTGGTGGGCCATTCTCTTGAACATGACCTCATAGCTTTGAAA CTCATCCACAAGCATGTAATTGACACGTCACTGCTGTACAAGAGGGAGTGTGGGCGAAGGTATAAGCTCAAGGTTCTGACTGGGATCATACTGAA GAGGAAAATACAAACAGAAGATATGTTGGGTCATCATCCAACTGAGGATGCTCTGGCAGCCCTAGAGCTGGCCCAGTACTTTATCAAAACAGGACCTCGCCAG GTTTTAGAGATTCACTGGAAGGCGCTGTGGAGAGAAACAAGAGAGGAGCCCTCACAGAGTCACAG GTTTTCTGACGTGCTACACGCACTTGGACGTTCAGTAGCCTTTTTAGGAAAAGATTCCAGTCACAAGCAGTGTAACTCAGACAAAGAG GTGCTTAAATCTTTCCGAAATCTGAAAGCGCAGCCGTTCTTCTCCGTCCTTCAGTTTTCCACCTTGTCAAACCATCTGAAGAGTTACTTCCCTCATCAGGAGCGGCACCATCAGATG ACTTGCTCAAGACTTCAGGACATGTGCGTAGTGTTTGCTGGGCCGTTCCCCACAGGCTTCTCTGACGGAGACGTGAAGCAGCTGTTTAGTTTCTGCGGAGCCGTTCGAAAAGTCAAGATGTTGAACACAGTGGTCAGG GTACACGCAGAGATTGAGTTTGAGTTGCTGGAGGGAGCGATGCTGGCGGTAAAAACTCTGAATGGCCTTAATGTGCTCGGGCAGAGTATAAAG GTACAGAGGCCGGTGTGTGAGTCAATGCTAGATCTGGACGTGACTCTTAAAGCACTGATGGGTGACGCTCTGAATGCCCGTCACCTCTACGCTGTTAAAATGAACCACAGTATGACTGAGTGCATCAGCACTTCCACAAAAGTTAATGGGCATGCGTCAGATGCTGAATGCTTAGATGTCACTCTTGTGAAAACAGTAAACGGGCTACTTCCtgctaaaataaacaaatggtTGCATCTCAATACCTCTAAATCTGAACTGTGTGAGGAGTCAGTCAGAGAGACATTTGGCCACTTTGGCACAGTTAAGAGAGTCATCCTATCTGCCAAGCCTAAAGAATCCACAGGACATGCACGCATAG TGTTTGTGAATTCAGAGGACAGACGCGCAGCGCTCAACTCTTCTGAGGATCTGTGGAAGAAGAACTACCTCATCTGTCCATCGCTGACACCGGTCCATTTGCCTTCATGGGTTGGAGCGGAGATTAAGGAGACAACCCACAGGCACAGCAGCGCTCAG GAACAGCAGATGGATGTCGTGATGAGGAAGCTAGACCGCTGCCTGCAGAAGCTCTTCAGATTCCTCCCGGCTGGCACCTTGTCTGTGGTTGTGTTGCTCGGACACGCCAG CACAAATGGTCACCTTCCCGGCTTGTGTCTAATGGAAGTCAAGCAAGATTGTTGA